DNA from Bacteroidales bacterium:
TATGCAGAAATTCTGCTCTCTTATGCCGAAGCATTGAATCAGTTGGGTAGTGAAAGTTTTACTATCGATGTGGATGGAGAATCGCAAACCTTTAGCCGGGATATTAACGAAATCAAATGGGCTTACAATCAGGTGCGTTACCGTGCCGGATTACCGGGCCTGACGGATGCCGATCTGGCTGATGCCAACGAGGTGTTGAAAAAGATCAAGCGGGAACGCATGGTGGAATTCCTGTTTGAGAACCGGCGTTATTTTGATGTACGCCGCTGGGGTGATTATGAAGCTTCGGAAGGCGAAACCATTATAGGGATGAATACGGCAGCCGGAAAGGATGCCTATTACCAGCGTGTTGTACCGGGAAGTTCCCGTATAGCCCGGCGGATTGTTGACAGGAAGATGATTTTCGTACCGATACCCAAAATAGAGATGAAACGTCTTCCGTCTTTTGATCAGAATCCCGGATGGTAAAAATGTTTAA
Protein-coding regions in this window:
- a CDS encoding RagB/SusD family nutrient uptake outer membrane protein, whose product is YAEILLSYAEALNQLGSESFTIDVDGESQTFSRDINEIKWAYNQVRYRAGLPGLTDADLADANEVLKKIKRERMVEFLFENRRYFDVRRWGDYEASEGETIIGMNTAAGKDAYYQRVVPGSSRIARRIVDRKMIFVPIPKIEMKRLPSFDQNPGW